ACTTAACCGCGTGTAAAGCCGCACCATGACCACCAACTCCTGCTCCAATGATGATTAAATCGTAATCAAACTGTTCACTCATTTACTCTGTTCTGCTTTTTTTGTTCATTTTATTCTAGCTTAGGGGCGATCGCGCTCCGCTTAAAAACAATTCTGAACTATTGCGCACTAAGATAAAATAATGATCAACGCAAAATTAAGTTTAAATTAATCAATGACTTCAGAAGCGATCGATAAAATTCAAGAAGATAAAAGCCTCTTGGCGATGAAACACTTCGCTGAACAGTACGCTAAACGTACAGATACCTATTTTTGTGTCGATCTTTCCGTAACCGCCGTCGTCATCGAAGGACTCGCGAAACACAAAGAAGAACTCGGCGCCCCCCTATGTCCCTGTCGTCACTACG
This genomic stretch from Gloeocapsa sp. PCC 73106 harbors:
- a CDS encoding ferredoxin-thioredoxin reductase catalytic domain-containing protein, translating into MTSEAIDKIQEDKSLLAMKHFAEQYAKRTDTYFCVDLSVTAVVIEGLAKHKEELGAPLCPCRHYEDKKAEVKNTFWNCPCVPMRERKDCHCMLFILPDNDFAGQEQEISLEEIQSVRESMNH